One segment of Radiobacillus kanasensis DNA contains the following:
- a CDS encoding carbohydrate ABC transporter permease translates to MFLGFTIFMFGPIVFSLYMSFTDWPLLGSAEFIGIDNYKAVVQDPEFETVLKNTFIFTGGLVPLNICLALGLALLLKDKLPGIGFFRTAIFVPVVTSLVVWAIVWKYMFATDYGFINQILGLFGMEARAWLYDTDLAMPVVIFISVLKNVGLNMILFLAGLQLVPKGLYEAAKIDGANRFRQFFNVTLPIITPTIFLTTIITIIGAMKIFAQIYVMTRGGPENSTKVLVYYIWEKAFQSFEMGYASALAFILFFIILIFTLIQWQLRKRWVYNED, encoded by the coding sequence ATGTTTCTTGGTTTTACTATCTTTATGTTTGGTCCTATCGTGTTTTCACTTTATATGAGTTTTACCGATTGGCCATTACTCGGAAGTGCTGAGTTTATTGGAATAGATAATTATAAGGCCGTTGTACAAGATCCAGAATTTGAGACGGTTTTAAAAAACACCTTCATCTTTACAGGTGGTTTAGTGCCATTAAATATTTGTCTAGCTTTAGGATTAGCTCTGCTTTTAAAGGATAAGTTGCCTGGAATCGGATTCTTTAGAACAGCAATTTTTGTTCCAGTTGTTACATCACTTGTCGTATGGGCTATCGTTTGGAAATATATGTTTGCAACAGATTATGGATTTATCAACCAAATCCTAGGATTATTCGGAATGGAAGCCAGGGCTTGGCTGTATGATACAGATTTAGCTATGCCAGTCGTAATTTTTATTAGTGTCTTAAAGAATGTAGGGTTAAATATGATTTTGTTCCTAGCGGGATTGCAATTAGTTCCTAAAGGATTGTATGAGGCCGCAAAAATTGATGGGGCGAATCGGTTTAGGCAGTTTTTTAACGTCACGCTACCAATTATTACACCGACCATTTTTCTTACAACGATTATTACCATCATCGGTGCTATGAAAATTTTTGCCCAAATTTATGTGATGACACGAGGCGGTCCAGAGAATAGCACGAAGGTTCTTGTCTATTACATTTGGGAGAAAGCCTTCCAATCCTTCGAAATGGGCTATGCGTCGGCCCTAGCGTTTATACTGTTTTTTATCATTTTAATATTCACGCTCATTCAATGGCAGTTACGAAAAAGGTGGGTGTACAATGAAGACTAA